In the Sus scrofa isolate TJ Tabasco breed Duroc chromosome 6, Sscrofa11.1, whole genome shotgun sequence genome, one interval contains:
- the LOC100737217 gene encoding LOW QUALITY PROTEIN: ETS domain-containing transcription factor ERF (The sequence of the model RefSeq protein was modified relative to this genomic sequence to represent the inferred CDS: inserted 1 base in 1 codon) encodes MDCSCVSDLLFAPPALPALWTPGFAFPDWAYKPESSPGSRQIXLWHFILELLQKEEYQGVIAWQGDYGEFVIKDPDEVARLWGIRKCKPHMNYDKLSRALRYYYNKRILHKTKGKRFTYKFNFSKVVLVNYPLLDVAAATTGSPLLLTPGPFGGAAGPDAPPLTPETLQTLFSAPRLGEPGARAPLFTPDTDKLRLDSPFPFLGSGSAGYSKPPGLLGPFGRAFPEHPWNFSPYLTGPFPKLPPPLYPPHFYPNPLASSLGHLPTAGAGGSPTAAPILAATGEGLGPERPSGLAAAPRLALAGGAAGPEASLGGKEDSDSELEITDVSGCSSDSEGDEGLPAPPKAKAGKGGVGS; translated from the exons ATGGACTGTAGCTGCGTCTCCGACCTTCTCTTCGCCCCACCTGCCCTGCCGGCTCTCTGGACCCCTG GGTTTGCCTTCCCGGATTGGGCCTACAAGCCCGAGTCCTCCCCCGGCTCGAGGCAGA CACTGTGGCACTTTatcctggagctgctgcagaaGGAGGAGTACCAGGGTGTCATCGCCTGGCAGGGGGACTACGGGGAATTCGTCATCAAGGACCCCGACGAGGTGGCTCGGCTCTGGGGGATTCGCAAGTGCAAGCCCCACATGAACTATGACAAGCTGAGCCGGGCTCTGCG CTACTACTACAACAAGCGGATTCTCCACAAGACCAAAGGGAAGAGGTTCACCTATAAGTTCAACTTCAGCAAAGTCGTGCTTGTCAATTACCCACTGCTGGATGTGGCAGCAGCCACGACGGGCTCCCCACTCTTGCTGACCCCTGGTCCATTTGGGGGCGCCGCTGGGCCAGAtgctcctcccctcacccccgaG ACCCTGCAGACGCTGTTCTCTGCCCCACGCTTGGGAGAACCGGGGGCTCGGGCGCCCCTGTTCACCCCCGACACAGACAAACTGCGTCTGGACAGCCCTTTCCCGTTTCTGGGCTCCG GTTCCGCCGGCTATTCCAAGCCCCCCGGCCTGCTGGGTCCCTTCGGCCGCGCCTTCCCAGAGCACCCCTGGAACTTTAGCCCGTACCTCACTGGCCCCTTCCCCAAGCTGCCCCCCCCGCTCTACCCCCCCCACTTCTATCCCAACCCTCTGGCCAGTTCCCTGGGCCACTTGCCAacagcaggggcagggggaagccCCACCGCAGCACCCATACTGGCTGCCACTGGGGAGGGCCTGGGCCCCGAACGCCCCTCGGGCCTGGCAGCGGCTCCTCGCCTGGCGCTGGCGGGGGGCGCTGCGGGCCCAGAGGCCTCGCTGGGTGGGAAGGAGGACAGCGACTCAGAGCTGGAGATCACGGAcgtcagtggctgcagctctgacagTGAGGGCGATGAGGGCCTCCCTGCGCCCCCCAAGGCCAAGGCGGGCAAAGGGGGGGTTGGCAGCTGA